One genomic segment of Pandoraea sputorum includes these proteins:
- a CDS encoding CHAD domain-containing protein: MSASRLLVMHVASALTQWPALPDAAEGAANADTIPPEAVHQLRITIRRLRALIDVYSPWLKPRWHRQLVAELQWLGHSMGPVRDADVLTTETLPALRLEYPDVDWIAVDAHLSKVRSDARAQAAAALTSERQRALHGLLRDAFGVHDNGRADARAAKALRRPSRTPGKRPRALAKHAHNVLRERYIGLFPDCRQLAMLDTEQLHALRVQIKKARYSAEALTPWLRKSVRSPYHETLRTAQTLLGHINDAAVAQRALEDMPISTEHRETLTTRLDAIIVNATSRAAHALCQLPDAHRLERGMRKA, from the coding sequence ATGTCGGCGTCCCGTCTGCTGGTCATGCACGTGGCGTCTGCGTTGACGCAGTGGCCAGCGCTGCCCGATGCAGCCGAAGGTGCGGCCAACGCCGACACCATTCCCCCTGAAGCCGTTCATCAGTTGCGCATTACGATACGCCGTCTTCGTGCGCTGATCGACGTCTATTCACCGTGGCTCAAACCGCGCTGGCACCGTCAACTCGTCGCCGAGCTGCAGTGGCTAGGGCATTCGATGGGCCCCGTGCGCGACGCAGATGTTTTGACCACCGAGACACTCCCGGCCTTACGCCTCGAATATCCGGATGTCGACTGGATTGCGGTCGATGCGCATCTGTCGAAGGTTCGCAGTGACGCTCGGGCGCAAGCCGCCGCAGCGTTGACCAGTGAACGCCAGCGCGCGTTGCATGGGCTGCTGCGCGATGCCTTTGGCGTTCACGACAACGGTCGCGCCGATGCACGCGCAGCCAAAGCCCTGCGACGTCCGTCGCGTACCCCCGGCAAGCGGCCACGCGCACTGGCGAAACACGCGCATAACGTGCTTCGCGAACGATACATTGGGTTATTTCCTGATTGTCGCCAGTTGGCGATGCTCGATACCGAGCAGTTGCACGCGTTGCGCGTACAGATCAAGAAGGCGCGTTACAGCGCCGAGGCGCTCACGCCATGGCTGCGCAAATCGGTTCGCTCGCCGTATCACGAAACGTTGCGCACCGCGCAAACGTTGCTCGGGCATATCAACGATGCTGCCGTCGCGCAGCGGGCGCTGGAAGACATGCCTATCTCGACGGAACATCGCGAGACACTGACGACACGCCTCGACGCGATCATCGTCAACGCCACCAGCCGCGCCGCACACGCGCTATGTCAATTGCCCGATGCCCATCGCCTTGAGCGCGGCATGCGCAAGGCGTAG
- a CDS encoding HU family DNA-binding protein translates to MNKQELIDAVAGVTGASKAQTGETIDALLETVKKAVAKGDSVQLIGFGSFGSGKRAARTGRNPKTGEAIKIPAAKTVKFTAGKAFKDAVNKK, encoded by the coding sequence ATGAACAAACAGGAACTAATCGACGCCGTCGCTGGTGTTACGGGTGCAAGCAAGGCTCAAACTGGCGAAACCATCGACGCTCTGCTCGAGACCGTCAAGAAGGCAGTCGCCAAGGGTGACTCGGTTCAGTTGATCGGCTTCGGCTCGTTCGGTTCGGGCAAGCGCGCTGCGCGTACCGGCCGCAACCCGAAGACTGGCGAAGCGATCAAGATCCCGGCAGCCAAGACCGTGAAGTTCACGGCTGGCAAGGCGTTCAAGGACGCTGTGAACAAGAAGTAA